The Misgurnus anguillicaudatus chromosome 23, ASM2758022v2, whole genome shotgun sequence sequence GTGCTGGTGCAAATGCCCTTGTCAGTAAAGCTCGCTGTCAATGTACTGTAGGAGGATAACTAGTAAAGAGTAGTGCGTTCACAAATTGTGCTTTGTAGACTCTATCTTTATAAAATATTCTAGATTTGAAGACCATGGCAGCCAAGATTTTCCCACTAGTTAAGTAAGTGTCTTTTCGTTGCTAGTACATATGAAGCTAGTTAGCCGTTAGCTTACAAGTGTGTGTCAACAGTGCTTGTGAATTTATGACTGAATTTCAGAGATAGTAATTAAcagattatgttttatataataACACCTAAACAGCTGTCTTTTTTGGCTAAGGTAGCTAGCATGTTAGCAAGTAAATTCAGAAAAAGCCGAAACAATTTAAACATTCTGTGTGGAATTTGTGTAACGTTAGTGAATGTATAATTTGTatcgttttttattatttaatagcTATTATTAACTTATATTGTAATAACTTTAGTAGCCTGCAAGTACTATTTCTGTTTTCTCAGTGTTTAACATGTGACTTTGACTTGTTAATGTGGACATGCCAATcctccaaaataaaataaaaatctatttgaGACCCTACTTCCTTCCTTATGCACCTTTATTAACATATTCCctttaatttgatttatgaaCGTGTACATATAAAGTATAAATTCAGTAAAAAGCCATATTGCTTTAAAATTAACTTTGTTGTAAATATGATGTTAAACAACCCCAAAACATTAAATCTTCTAACTCTGTTCTTCAAATAACAAGAATGAAAAATGTATCACAAAATGAATCATGTAATAGCTAAAAAtaatcttaaaaaatgtgagGCCAATATAACACATATATTATTACACTGAATCAGAGACAACCTGAGAATTagtgaaactaaataaaaaaatgttatgaataatatttataatataccCCTTTTAAcccttttgaaaataaaatcccAAAATCAGCCCGTATATCAGCCACCGTAATATATTGCTCTATCACTCACTAGCTGGTTTAAGGTAGTATGTCTTGCAATATTTATCAATATACATTGTCTTTATTACTCAAtgagtaataaaaaaatatttaactacTTTTCTCATTTAGTGTTATTTCCAAGAAATATTACGTGACACGCAACAGTAACCTTAATAAATATACATTCTCTATAAGCCAATATTACTCCTCTCCACCTGTAAGGATTCTTCTGGAAGGTCATTTGTCCAGTTCAGATCGGAGGTATATCATTAATTCCTGCTCTTCCTCCAGCGTCAGGTCCAGATAATCTTCTACATGTCTGGGAATGTCTTTTAAAATCTCATTCGCTAGCTCCTCATCTGGGGACATTGAAACTGATGGTGAGTCAGGCTCTTCTGTCATCTCATTCGTTGTGTCTGATATCTGCCCCTCCTCACGATCTAACAGAATCCTAAAGGCTTCGTCTAAATCTCCTTTAGCAAGCAAAGCTATAGCTGCATCTTCTTTACTGTAACCCATCTCCACCAGTGTGTTTATGTCCTGCAGATGTCGTCTCCTATTGTGGTCTCTCGCCTCCCTCTGTGTCAGGAACTCTATCAATCCCAGAGGTGAATCAGTTGTGTTTGATGTCTGACCCTCCTCACGATCTAACAGAATCCTAAAGGCTTCGTCTAAATCTCCTTTAGCAAGCAAAGCTATAGCTGCATCTTCTCTACTGTTGCCCAACTCCACCAGTGTGTTTATGTCCTGCAGATGTCGTTTCCTATCGTGCTCTCTCTCCTTCCTCTGTGTCAGGAACTCTATCAGTCCCAGAATTGAATCAGTTGTGTCTGATGTCTGACCATCCTTGTGATCTAACAGAATCCTAAAGGCTTCGTCTAAATCTCCTTTAGCAAGCAAAGCTATAGCTGCATCTTCTTTACTGTTACCCAACTCCACCAGTGTGTTTATGTTCTGCAGATGTCGTCTCCTATCGTGCTCTCTCGCCTCCCTCTGTGTCAGGAACTCTATCAATCCCAGAGGTGAATCAGTTGTGTTTGATGTCTGACCCTCCTCATGATCTAACCGAATCCAGAAGGTTTCTTCTAAATCTCCTTTAGCAAACAAAGCTATAGCTGCATCTTCTCTACTGTAACCCATCTCCACCAGTGTGTTTATGTCCTGCAGATGTCGTCTCCTATCGTGCTCTCTCTCCTCCCTCTGTGTCAGGAACTCTATCAGTCCCAGAATTGAATCAGTTGTGTCTGATGTCTGACCATCCTTGTGATCTAACAGAATCCTGGAGGCTTCATCGAAATCTCCTTCAGCGTAACACAAAGCTACAGCAGCGTCTTCCCTACTGTAACCCATCTCCACCAGTCTGTTTACGTCCTGCAGATGTCTTCTCTTTTCACTTTCTCTCATCTCCCTCTGTATCAGGTCCTCGATCAGTCTCAGAGATGAATCAGTCACACCCATCTCATCCACAGCACGATCTAACAGAATCCTGAAGGCTTCGTCTAAATCTCCATTAGCATAACGCAAAGCTATAGCTGCGTCTTCCCTGCTGTAACCCAACTCCACCAGTGTGTTTACATCTTGCAGATGTCGTCTCCACCACTCGCTGTCTTTCTCCTTCCTCAGTGTCAGGTACCACACCGCCTCATTGATGTTTCCTCGACACGCTCTTAAACCCAGGCGAGCTTCCCGATCAGTGAAACCCCATGTCCAAGTCAGCTGGTTCATTTTCTCTGGGTCTAAACGGAGCTGGTTGTACAGATCCTGGACTTTGTTAAGCAGGCCAGATGCTTGCTTCTTATTGTGGCTGTGAAAGGCCACGCAACTCTGAAGAAGATACAACCTCAATAACAGCACGTCTTCTCCTCCTGTATGCTTCTTGATCTGCTGCAGTCTGCTGTGCTGATCTCCATAACATTTCTGCAAACATTTCTCAGCTTTTTGCAGTCTCTGTTCGGCTTTATTTAAATAGTAGCTCTCATTCAGTCTCTGGTAACACCAAACAATATCAAGCTGAAGAACTGCAAAGTTATCCAGCGCATTGAGAATTGTGGGGTCGCACTGTTCAAACTGATCCTCAGCCATCTCCAGATAAGATATAGCAGGCTTGTACTCTTTCTTCTTCATCAGTGCTCGACCTTTTTCATTAAAACCCATCGCCATCATGAGAGCCTTTTTATCTCTGTCAGGAATCTGAAGCGTATTTCCTTCCTGATCTGTGATCTCCAGTAATGGAGTGGTGGTTGGTTCCTCAGTACTTTGTCTTTCTGACAAAATCTGGATACCTCTCTGGGTTCTCTGCACTCCTTCATCTGCAGAGCGCTTTTCTTTCTCGTACTCCAACAAGTCATTCCTATTCTTAGAAGACACGGGTAGCACCATAATCCTGCTTTTGTTCTTCACATTCTGCTCATCAAGTCTTTTCTCTAAGGACAACTTTTTTCCCTTAAAAATGAGATCAAAGTCCTGTAATCCATGTTCTTTTCTGATCTGTGTCTTCAGCTCGTAAGCGGTGATGTCcagttgtgtgttttttataagATATTTGTTTTGAGGCAGTTTAATCTCCAATGTGGCCTCTGATGTTTGAAGGTCTTTATCCATTCTTCAAAATCACTGAGGAAAATACAGCACAGCTTGTGTTACTGACAGACTGTTAAACAATGAGAACACATCCCTGTGTGTTACTACTTGACTAcaaataaaagtgaaagtaGCTCTTAATGGAAAACCCCTAAACAAACCTACAGGATTAAGCATCAAAGCCTTCCAGTAtctgtttaatattttacataacACACATAAGAACACACGTAAGAGATGCCTTCACCAGTTTTATTGCTATAAAAGTCTTGTGTTGTTGTCAGTAAACAGATGTTCGTGTTTGTTTGACCATGCAGCTGCATGAAAACGCACCCAATCCTGAATCGATATGCGATCCAATCTGTGAAACCCAGCTAAGCCCATTCTCTATAGTTTTATTGTATTGGAAGTGTACAGACAAATGAAACTTATAAACTACAATTTCTTTATCTTTATAATTCAGAACAAACTTTACTTACATCAGCTGTTCAGACTTTGGCTTTACATGTGAGTGTCTTTTTGATAGAAAGTGAAAGTGGAAGCAGCAGCTCTCAAAGGtctcgttctttctgtgtttttgaagctttgattgtgtttacacagtgcgcaatataacttgtgttcatgtttcacatggaaaaaaacgcggtatttttctcaaaatttactttcattatactgctgttttcactgtcctcaaaacaggctgatgtcttccttgttgtatgaagtccctccttcaaaaAAACGTAgagagttctgattgtgtagcttgtttgtTGTGTTGTGATTGGATAGCAGCTTAGCGTGCCGTTAGATAAGCTGgggactgacgtattcctgtgggcggagtttagtcaaaaaactgttctattgAGGTctttaaagcaggaagtaaagggttgtagtccaaaccggccgttcgttgtaggctttgaaaggcaaaTTCTGTTAAAATATATCGCTTTTATAATGTATTAAATATTGGGTGAAAAGATAACCTTGTTATCttcaatattgactgagtaaggacatgtcaaatatttaaatcagtatgaaatcaaactttgatgctctttaTCCCATTTTGAGTTTATaaaattgttttgtgttttggaTGTTTCAGATTTGCCACAAAAGTGACCATTGCAGGAGGGGCCGTTTATGTGGCCTATGATTCAGGGCTGCTTGGAGGTGGCAAGGAGGGATCTGTTGCCCTGGCCAGAGCTAAAGCGGCAGTCCCACCTGCTGTAGAAGAATGGACGAAGTACTTCGGTTTTCAGGTAAAATGGATctgatttagtttttattgctttttattatattttccaTGCTACCATGTTGTgttttgtgtcattaatgctTTGATTGTTATGGTGTATAGCTTCATGTTAGGCCATAATATGTAGTGGTTTTTATAAGGGCGGTAcgcttttaaaataaacacctttgtacctaaatggtacatattagtacttaTATAGgtactataaatatatatacatttgtgCAGGGTACCATCCCATTGATAACTTTTTTACAATTTCTTCTGAGAGTGTAGCACCAATAGAACTTAGCTGATTGATATACAGTATTGTCCAAaattaaagggaacatatcattaaaatcttttttcatgtttaagtgctataattgggttcccagtgcttctatcaacctagaaaatgtgaaaaagatcaacccagtaacttagttttggtaaaccattctctgcaagcatgtgaagaAATAGCTTGGTGAcgtttggctccccttgtgatgtcagaaggggataataccgccccttaatctgtactatccaCCCAgggcagagatcagctcatttgcattttaaaggacacaccccaaaacggcacatttttgctcacaaatacaaagtggcaattttaacatgttataataaatgatctatatggtattttgagctaaaacttcacatatgtacatattgggaacaccaaagatttatttgacatcttaaaaaagtcttgtgacagaTCACAGTAATGAACCAGTATTTATTACTAATAAATTGGCTACACCCCTAAGTGCAAGATGAGTCATcaaaattttttgctttttcaagtaattttgtaaaatgtctcctttaaagtGATGCCCAGGGGGAATTTTGGacaatatttgcttttaatgcTCCCTAAGGTAAGAATAGACAATGAGAATATGTAGatgtacatatttgtacatgtttattattatagacagtttcagcagttacaacataaacaagcgtctTTCATGGTAAACGCATAACTTCCCGTAatctccgctaagaataaataacaacaaagtactttaaacatagtttatttatataacaggccaaataaacaacacgtagattattTAGGAAACCAAGACATTTGTTATTTtggacgaggcatttgttcaagagttcagtttagcaactagtcaaaccattaaaaaaaaaaaaaacggaagtGAAGTTTGgaccagacgtgtatcacgtcaccgcacgtgcgtccaatgaaaccgtctatatattcATATCTGTAATGCACCTTCAAAGGTTTTTGGTTTCTTGTCATTTCGCCTGTTAGCTCCTCTTATATTCATAACCATTCATTCTGAGAGCAGCTTTCACATCAGATGTTAAGATAAAGCGTTATGGCATTTAAAGAATAGCAGACGCCAGCATTGTTGATGTCTTACTGCTATCATTTACTAAACCTCAGCCGACATTCAGTGACAGGTGTGAAACCACATTGAGAAAAGAAAAGGTGTAGTTTCATTATGGCTTCACAAAGATAACCAGAATACTTATCATGGTGGCATTTGTGAgtcatttgtttttgttgtatagtatttttcttttgtttgagctattcttctcttttttttaaccattttagctTCCAGCCACACCCAAAATCGAGTTTTCCCTACTAGATGCATGGAACTCAGGTAAATAATGTTATGTGCTGgttatttttcttcattatcagTTGTAACCACATAAACTTAGTCTTAAAATCTCTTTTTTGTTTCACTCAGGAGTTCAGAAGTCTATTCACACCCTATCGGTTGCTCCTTCCACAATGAACGACTACACCAAGCAGGGCCTGCAGTACCTTAAAAACCTTTCAAAATAAGCATTTATCTCTTCATGCCAGACATAAGACGGTATGAGCATACAACATCTCAAGTTTCAGTGGATAAGACTGACTTCAACAACCTTAAGTTTTCCCCTCTTATATAAATCAGGAATTGGCTTTGTTTTTGCATGCCCTGACTTTGCTATGGggctaaaataacaaaatataccCGTTGTAAAGTTCAAAGATAAGTCCAAATTTGAAGATAGTATTCTATATGTATATTGTTATTACAGTTGTTTTATTTATCCAAAAAATGTCTTCATCCTGGACATGACAAAAGAACCCCAGTTAAATATGTATAGTTTGTATAATgtacaataaatattttcacgttTTTGGGATGTTGTTCTTCAGCATGTTTGCAAAAATGTTCAAATGTGCATTGACCTTTAGAGCAGCGTTTCTTCAAAAATTTCCATgggggcctcaagatgacttcaaattaagaaaaaacaagCATTACAATATGCTCAAACATCAAGATATTTCTTATTGCTTGGTTATTTTGTAATGAATAATATACATCTGTGTAGTTAGGACAAGCACTACCATATTTTATTCAGTAGAAATCGATTCTTAAAAGTATTGAGAACCGATGCTATAGAGAAATGCTAGCCTTGGGAAAAAATCTACTCGGCTTCTTACCGCATTAAGCATTAGTAACACTCAATTTTAGTAAATGCTACGCTGAGTAATGCTACATCTATGTCAGAAGCGACCCCCGGCCCCCCGTCTTGACTCATTGTGAAATTGTTTCTGTGGCGACCCCACACTTTGCTTTACAAGAACATGTTGCATTAACATGTTTCAGATAGGAAAACTTTTTATGGTTGTGTGTTTCGTGCATCATATGCTACATCGCTCTGTCGAGGGGTATTTTAAACAACTGATGGGGTTTATCATGCAAGTTGCAGGGGCTTCGTGTAAGGGTCTGTAGCATGGTGGTCAGTGAAATGAGTAGTTGCTGACTTTGCATGTTCATGACCCTTTATACGTACCTATATACACACGCCTATCTGGCCCCAGGAAGAAATTTTAACCTTTACAAAGATGAAGTTGTGTTCTCACGGTGTTCTCACGTTATAAGGCATAAAAATCTTTTGCGGCTGTTTATGAACTCTGTTTTACTTAAAGAGCTTGTATAACTTAGGATGTGGCGGTGGTAAACTTTAACAGTGGTTTTGTATCAATGGTTTCGCTTTCTCTGAAGTggtactttaaaaaaacaacacacacaggGAGAGAAATGCAAAGCAGacagtttaattcaaatttatttaaatttttacagttttgcatTGTTGCATTGCTACTTCACAAAAATAGATTTTTGAAACAAAtggtaaaaacaataaaaaatgagagaaataaaaaaaaaatcaaatatataCAAGGTATTAATGCAAATTGTTCTTAACATGTACATTAGCGATagaaactataaaaaaattgtctgtAGGATTGTAATAATATAGCGTTATTAAGCAAGTACAATAGTCAGTGATTCATTGTTATTTTTCATCTTCATCCCCGACTTAGCCAAAGTTAGAAGCTACTTTAAATCGAGTTAATACACGAATACAATCAACAAGCCAATAACATTAAGCACCTCCATTAATCACTTTCTTGATCCAGGGTGAAAATTTGGAAATCTGGGTATAAATGTTGGGAACATTTGGGTAGTCACACCGACCCAT is a genomic window containing:
- the LOC141359551 gene encoding uncharacterized protein, yielding MDKDLQTSEATLEIKLPQNKYLIKNTQLDITAYELKTQIRKEHGLQDFDLIFKGKKLSLEKRLDEQNVKNKSRIMVLPVSSKNRNDLLEYEKEKRSADEGVQRTQRGIQILSERQSTEEPTTTPLLEITDQEGNTLQIPDRDKKALMMAMGFNEKGRALMKKKEYKPAISYLEMAEDQFEQCDPTILNALDNFAVLQLDIVWCYQRLNESYYLNKAEQRLQKAEKCLQKCYGDQHSRLQQIKKHTGGEDVLLLRLYLLQSCVAFHSHNKKQASGLLNKVQDLYNQLRLDPEKMNQLTWTWGFTDREARLGLRACRGNINEAVWYLTLRKEKDSEWWRRHLQDVNTLVELGYSREDAAIALRYANGDLDEAFRILLDRAVDEMGVTDSSLRLIEDLIQREMRESEKRRHLQDVNRLVEMGYSREDAAVALCYAEGDFDEASRILLDHKDGQTSDTTDSILGLIEFLTQREEREHDRRRHLQDINTLVEMGYSREDAAIALFAKGDLEETFWIRLDHEEGQTSNTTDSPLGLIEFLTQREAREHDRRRHLQNINTLVELGNSKEDAAIALLAKGDLDEAFRILLDHKDGQTSDTTDSILGLIEFLTQRKEREHDRKRHLQDINTLVELGNSREDAAIALLAKGDLDEAFRILLDREEGQTSNTTDSPLGLIEFLTQREARDHNRRRHLQDINTLVEMGYSKEDAAIALLAKGDLDEAFRILLDREEGQISDTTNEMTEEPDSPSVSMSPDEELANEILKDIPRHVEDYLDLTLEEEQELMIYLRSELDK
- the micos13 gene encoding MICOS complex subunit MIC13 isoform X2, whose amino-acid sequence is MAAKIFPLVKFATKVTIAGGAVYVAYDSGLLGGGKEGSVALARAKAAVPPAVEEWTKYFGFQLPATPKIEFSLLDAWNSGVQKSIHTLSVAPSTMNDYTKQGLQYLKNLSK
- the micos13 gene encoding MICOS complex subunit MIC13 isoform X1, translated to MAAKIFPLVKFATKVTIAGGAVYVAYDSGLLGGGKEGSVALARAKAAVPPAVEEWTKYFGFQLPATPKIEFSLLDAWNSGVQKSIHTLSVAPSTMNDYTKQGLQYLKNLSK